ATACTAGAAAGTCTGGTTAAAACCGTAAATTCTAATGTATATATATTAGTTCTAACTTCGTTGTTTGACCATAGCTAGTAGTAATTCTCATCATAGCTGTGAGACTGCGCCGTAGCCGCAATCCCTCAGATGTAAATCTATCTTTTAAACGAGTAAGAGTCAAAAGCACATGGCAAAGAGTAATTTGCAGGTCATGCTGACCAAAAATGTTACAAAATTAGGCAAACTTGGCGATTTAGTAGCTGTAAAGCCTGGTTATGCCCAAAATTTCCTCATACCTCAAGGTTTAGCTATTCGTGCTACCTCTGGTGTGATTAAAGAAGTTGAAAGACGTAAAGAAGTTGAGCGTCAACGTTTGATCGCTATTCGTCAAGAAGCAGAAAGCCGTAAGACCGCATTATCAACTATTGGTGGCTTTATTATTAAGAAAAAAGTCGGCGAAGGTAATGCAATTTTCGGGACTGTGACCGATCGCGAAGTTGCTCAGTTGATTACCGCAAAGTCGATGCTAGAAATCGATCACCGCGACATTACAATTCCTGAAATTAATCAAACAGGTACTTTTGATGTTTCGATCAAGCTTCATGCTGAAGTCACCGCAACTATCAAAATTCAAGTTATTCCTGAATAATCATCTCCAAAAAGAGGCGGCGCAAAGCGCCGCCTCTTTTTTTTGACAAGGGGCTTAAGCCCCTTGTCTGATTTTTACGAGTTCTACGGCTAAGGCGATCGCCTCGATCGTACTAGCAGGATCGGCAATACCTTTGCCAGCAATATCAAAAGCTGTCCCATGATCGGGTGATGTGCGAACAAAGGGCAACCCAATTGTGGTATTCACAGCCCGATCAAAGGCTAAGAGCTTAACGGGAATTAAACCCTGATCGTGGTACATCGCAAGATAAGCATCGTAACCAAGTGTTACGCGATCGCGATCGCTCCAAGCCTTGGCAGGATTGATCCACATCGTATCGGGTGGAATTGGGTTTGTAACTTGGACGTTGGGGTGTTGCTGACGAT
This genomic stretch from Pseudanabaena galeata CCNP1313 harbors:
- the rplI gene encoding 50S ribosomal protein L9, which encodes MAKSNLQVMLTKNVTKLGKLGDLVAVKPGYAQNFLIPQGLAIRATSGVIKEVERRKEVERQRLIAIRQEAESRKTALSTIGGFIIKKKVGEGNAIFGTVTDREVAQLITAKSMLEIDHRDITIPEINQTGTFDVSIKLHAEVTATIKIQVIPE